A region of the Micropterus dolomieu isolate WLL.071019.BEF.003 ecotype Adirondacks linkage group LG10, ASM2129224v1, whole genome shotgun sequence genome:
GAATCTTCGTGATGGTGTGTCCACCCCCTGTACCTATGTGTCCGCAGGCATCTCATGGCATTAAACACCAACACGCCGCATTGACTCCCACCGTAAATCTGTTTAAACGATCACCTGAATGAACTGTGACACTGACTAGATTACTAATTCACCTTCCACGAAATGTCGACATTGTGCACGCGTCAAATTTCACTCAGATCACTATCTTTTGCAGGTCTAATGAGTCATGACATTAACCGAGCCCGAAGCCCTCCTCCCACGCTTCTCCAGCCCACTCCTCTCTTTATTTGAGGCGCTCCTCAGCTCCGTTCTTCAGAGCACCAGGCGCCTAGTCAGCGCAGCTCTCTCCGGGACTCGGTGCTTGTTCTACATTTTCCTGGATATACCTTCATCTCGCCAAGATGAGacttattattgttgttgttgcggTTGCGGCTTTGTTGACAGGTATGTGAAAGAGAGATGGGTATCTTCTTACAGAGTGCTGTAAGTTAGTGCGCGCAGTTTAGGACCATGGACAGAGACACCGATGACTCTTTCACTTTAATGCATGCGATCTTTTTCCTCGTGCAGTTTCACACTTGACTAAAATtttaacacaaatatattttttttctaatgCAGAAAATCTAGCGCTTCCAGTGGGaaaagaagaacagagagaagatgtggtatactttttttttttttttttaattgcaattTGATTATTAATTTTAACATAGAGACAGCGATGTCCCAAACGCAGCGAAGAGCTCACTTAcgtatttaatttattttatttattgcagGTAACACGATGCTTGGTTGAGGTCCTGTCCAAAGCTCTCTCAAAACCGGACTCCCAGCTGGATCAGGAATGTAAAGACATCCTCCAAACAGGTTTGTAGCAGAAGGTTTTTCGGTGTGCATGGGTCGATAGTAAACAGGCAAATTTAAAGCATTAAGGATATTGTTGATGATCACACTTAATTGTCAGGTCGCTGAGACATTGATAGATTCAACTAAAAATGACTATTGTGGCAACCAGATGTTGAATACAGTAGAGCTATTaagatattttacagttttcacgCCAATACTCCACAGACAAGAGCTTAAAAACCAAGAAAACTTATTGAACCTAAATATCAAACAAGTGATTGACCAAATCATCAAATACAAGATGGGATTTGTCCAAGTCCAGTGAGAAATCTATAATAACTAAAAGCTGTACTAAAAGTGGACCTTTACACCTCTTTTGGTCTTTCTTTTGTCCTGTCATAGGGATTAAACACACGCCACTGGACAAGAAGAGTGCAGAGGGTGTAGTAACTCATGGAGAGGTTATCAAAGGTCACCCTGAGGAGCCTGAGGCAAAGGGAGCAGATCTGAAAGACATCGAGGCTCTCCTGAAATCTGTGGAGGAAACAAGAGAAAACCCCGAAGACGAGCGCAGCCAAGAATCCTGGAGTCTGGGTGATGAGAAGGAGAAGAGACACGAGAACCAAGACGAAGAAGAGCGGGAGAAGAGGAGCAACTGGAGGTCTGGAAGATTCCACCAAAGGAAACACAAAcggggagaagaagaagactaCGAGCGCAGTCAGGAGAGCTGGGGGGTAGCGGAAAAGCGATCAGAAGATGAAGAAggtgaagacagagagaagaggagttGGAGGCCTGGAAGATACcaccaaagaaaacacaaacgAGATGAGGAACCTttaggagagagggaggagccAGAGGAAGATCGCAGCCAAGAGTACTGGGATGTAGACAAAAGGCATGGGAACGAGGATGAGAGAAACAAGCGCATATGGAAGCCCACACATCGTTACCACCACAAGAGAAAGCTCCACAAACGTAGCGACGAACCGTCAGAGGACGATGAAGATGACGAACGCAGCCAGGAATCATGGGGTCTTGACGATGAGAGAGACAAGAGGGACTGGAGGGCCGGCAGGTACCACCAGAGGAGGCACAAACGTGATGAGGAGCTCTCAGAACAGGCCATGGAAGAGCCTGATGAAGAACGCAGCCAAGAATCATGGGGTCTTAATGATGAGAGGGACAAGAGGGACTGGAGGGCCGGCAGGTACCACCAGAGGAGACACAAACGTGATGAGGAGCTCTCAGAAGAGGCCAGGGATGAGCCTGATGAAGAACGCAGCCAAGAATCATGGGGTCTTAATGATGAGAGGGACAAGAGGGACTGGAGGGCCGGCAGGTACCACCAGAGGAGACACAAACGTGATGAGGAGCTCTCAGAAGAGGCCAGGGATGAGCCTGATGAAGAACGCAGCCAAGAATCATGGGGTCTTAATGATGAGAGGGACAAGAGGGACTGGAGGGCCGGCAGGTACCACCAGAGGAGACACAAACGTGATGAGGAGCTCTCAGAAGAGGCCAGGGATGAGCCTGATGAAGAACGCAGCCAAGAATCATGGGGTCTTAATGATGAGAGGGACAAGAGGGACTGGAGGGCCGGCAGGTACCACCAGAGGAGACACAAACGTGATGAGGAGCTCTCAGAAGAGGCCAGGGATGAGCCTGATGAAGAACGCAGCCAAGAATCATGGGGTCTTAATGATGAGAGGGACAAGAGGGACTGGAGGGCCGGCAGGTACCACCAGAGGAGACACAAACGTGATGAGGAGCTCTCAGAAGAGGCCAGGGATGAGCCTGATGAAGAACGCAGCCAAGAATCATGGGGTCTTAATGATGAGAGGGACAAGAGGGACTGGAGGGCCGGCAGGTACCACCAGAGGAGACACAAACGTGATGAGGAGCTCTCAGAAGAGGCCAGGGATGAGCCTGATGAAGAACGCAGCCAAGAATCATGGGGTCTTAATGATGAGAGGGACAAGAGGGACTGGAGGGCCGGCAGGTACCACCAGAGGAGACACAAACGTGATGAGGAGCTCTCAGAAGAGGCCAGGGANNNNNNNNNNNNNNNNNNNNNNNNNNNNNNNNNNNNNNNNNNNNNNNNNNNNNNNNNNNNNNNNNNNNNNNNNNNNNNNNNNNNNNNNNNNNNNNNNNNNACTGGAGGGCCGGCAGGTACCACCAGAGGAGACACAAACGTGATGAGGAGCTCTCAGAAGAGGCCAGGGATGAGCCTGATGAAGAACGCAGCCAAGAATCATGGGGTCTTAATGATGAGAGGGACAAGAGGGACTGGAGGGCCGGCAGGTACCACCAGAGGAGACACAAACGTGATGAGGAGCTCTCAGAAGAGGCCAGGGATGAGCCTGATGAAGAACGCAGCCAAGAATCATGGGGTCTTAATGATGAGAGGGACAAGAGGGACTGGAGGGCCGGCAGGTACCACCAGAGGAGACACAAACGTGATGAGGAGCTCTCAGAAGAGGCCAGGGATGAGCCTGATGAAGAACGCAGCCAAGAATCATGGGGTCTTAATGATGAGAGGGACAAGAGGGACTGGAGGGCCGGCAGGTACCACCAGAGGAGACACAAACGTGATGAGGAGCTCTCAGAAGAGGCCAGGGATGAGCCTGATGAAGAACGCAGCCAAGAATCATGGGGTCTTAATGATGAGAGGGACAAGAGGGACTGGAGGGCCGGCAGGTACCACCAGAGGAGACACAAACGTGATGAGGAGCTCTCAGAAGAGGCCAGGGATGAGCCTGATGAAGAACGCAGCCAAGAATCATGGGGTCTTAATGATGAGAGGGACAAGAGGGACTGGAGGGCCGGCAGGTACCACCAGAGGAGACACAAACGTGATGAGGAGCTCTCAGAAGAGGCCAGGGAAGAGCCTGATGAAGAACGCAGCCAGGAGGACTGGGGCTTTGACAACGGGCATGGGAATGAGGATGAGAGAAACAAGCGCATATGGAAGCCCACACATCGCTACCACCACAAGATAAAGCTCCACAAACGTGGCAATGAACCATCAGAGGACGACGAAGATGACGAACGCAGCCAGGAATCATGGGGTCTTGATGATGAGAGAGACAAGAGGGACTGGAGGGCCGGCAGGTACCACCAGAGGAGACACAAACGTGATGAGGAGCtttcagaggaggagagagaagtgCCAGACGAGGAACGCAGCCAGGAGGACTGGGGCTTTGACAAAAGAAATggaaaagaggagggagaaatAGAAAAGAGTGTATGGAAACCATCACATCGAAACCACCATGAAAAGAAATATCACAAGCGTGGCGGAGGCTcatcagaagaagaggaagaacagAGGGGTGATTCAGAGGAATATGAGGGGGCGGCAAAGGACAGGGACGAAGCATTGAGGTACTTCTAACAACTTCTACTCTTTAATTTAGCAAGTTTGTACTCTGCACCTTGAGCACAAAACACTGGAGAGTAATGCATGTCTCCAATCAACAGGGATCTAAATCAAATTTTGCACAGGAAATGAACAAACTCCTTAAGCAATGTGCCTGCATAAAAACGTATGGTAGAACAGCATTGGGGCTAATTGGGGTTGTTTTTAAGGTACCTGGCAGAGAAGCGCAATCCCTGGATTTTCAGAGGCTTCTACCATCCTGCATGGTATAAAAGGGATTCAGATGAGCACGCTGCAACCTCAAACAAGGTAggcattgtgtgtgtatatgaaaGGGAAATAGTTGTTAATTGTTTGTAGCTTTGAATGAGAGACTTCAAGATTCAACCCAAACATGTGGATTGAGGAAATCTGatctatttaaatatatatctatatataagttttgttaaattgttatttttatacattttcttaGCCTTTGAGCACATGTGTATGTAATATTACATAGTACTGACCCCATTTTGTAATTAACAAACTCAGTGTTTCTTCATCCATATTGATTTCATCATCAATAACCAGTAGTTTTGATTAGCAGATCATTATTTTGGCCTACATTGTAGTTTAGACATCTGGTTTTGCCTTTAATGTGTTCAGATGGATGAACTAGCCAAGATGCTGAGCTATAAGATAAACCAGCTGGCCAAGCACTCTAATCATGAGGAGGCGAAGAGAAGCATGCACCAGAGAGCACTTACCCCACAGGAGGTAAAAACGGCTTTCACCAACTGCAAAAATGACCTTTATGACTGATGTGACATGTTCACTTTGTTAAACCTCCAACAAGACCACTGAAGTCTAGCAAACACATTACATCATCTGCAGTACATACTGTAAGTTACTGTGCAACACAGAAAGAGCCAGGAATTGGGCAAAAAAGGactatataaaaatacatgcaaatcTTCAAAAATTGTAGAATCTATAACTAtctatgtttcattttttttaaatagtctgTGATCCATAATGTAAAAACTCTAAACACTGCGTCATAAAACATTTCCCCCCATACATTTAAGCTGACCCCAGTAAAGCCGTGAAGCACATCAAGTACCTCCACCACACTGTTTCACTCGGGGAAAAAGCAGCCTGGCTCATTATGGAAATCTCCTTGTCTACATGGAGATGTCAGGATTTAGCCTTCAGAACCACAGAGCATCAGTGAATATGCCTCTGTTTGAATGCATATTAATAACGGTCTCTCATGAGCATGTCCCAAATACGACTAGTAAGTCAACTATATTCACAGGCAGTTACTCGTTCCTCAGCTCTGGCATGCTTAgactgattttttaaatatctttttatcAAATCAGTAGTTCTTCACAGGATCCCTTTTCAGTGCTTGCTCTCTGAGCTTGTTTGTCCCAGTTTTCTATTTGCACTTTCCACACCAGCTTTTTATGACCACTGCAGTAATCGCACAAGAACATCATGATTAAAGCCCCCCAGAGCAATCAATGGCATAATATGGTCATTGAAAAGAGAGCAATGGCTCCCAATCTTGTCACATACCttgaagcaaaaaaacaaatcagagaGGAGGCGGCGTAgtgacttttttcccccacaattCTAGAGCACCTTAACTCAAGGAATTATACTGACACGTTTAACCTAAACCAACCCAATCATTTTATCCTAATTTCTATTCCATACATTGTCAAAAAAGAACTGTTCCGATGTCATAATATAAAACTGATGGTATTTGGTTGCTGACGCATATATATTCCATGTTTTTCCAGGAGAAAGAGCTGGAAAACCTCGCAGCGATGGACACTGAGTTGCAGAAAATTGCCGCCAATTTGCATGACAACAGTGCATAAGCCAGGGTGGACAGAATTTCATTTAGTGTATAAAAGTTGCTGTCTTACTGTATGTCTGAAATGTAGTGTGGTTacagtttgaaaaaaaagaaaagaaaaaaagccttgccaaaaaacattttctcaaacttgtttatcatggtatttgtgatattttgatgTTATCAAATTAATCCGCATGGGAATGGTTTTGatgtttatatacagtatgtatattaagagaaactataaaaataatatatatctgAGACCATGTATTCAAATAATTGTGTTCTGAAGAATTTGTTCAGTTTGCAGTCAATAAAAAAGTATTATTCTGGGACCAAAAAAATCTCTAATTATGTTTTGATGAAAAACAGGTTCACACATCAGGCTCTTTAGTACTGCTTTTTAATTCTGTGCAGATACAGATGTAACCCATAGTGAAGCTGTATTAGCATTTGATCAAATAACAAATGGCACTATCTGCAGggataacaaaatattaaaaaaaagttataaccTAGAAGCTGGAGAAAATAACCTGGAAAAATTATACTGTTTGTACACCTTGAGGCATAAGACACAAACCTGTCACTTACTCTCACATACACCAAGCTCATACACCCTAAACTGACTTACAGTTTACTCCTCAGCATTACACCTACATCTGCGCTGATCTGAATACACCAGACAGGAGATAGTGTTCTGATGAATGCAAACCAGACACTCCATCTCCCTTATTCCGGATGTGTCAAATCGATTCAGAAGAGAAGTCAATGCTGGAGGAAAATCTCTATAAGCCATGTGTAATGTGCCCTTAAAAGATTTGAttcttttgtatttgtttatccTTCAGTGTCTGTCACTTTCAGTCTCTTTGGTGCTGGTTCCTCAGCTTGCTGAACGCCTGCAGGTTTCGAGCGGTCCGTGGCAACCGTTGTTCCGGAGAGGAGGTAGCCCCCGCCCCCGCTCATCAGTAGCACAGGATGTGTCCTGTTAGGCAGCACCTTGGGACACGATGCAGAAATACAGTCAGAACACATTAATTCTACACGAAGGGCTGGGGGATCTCTATTGAATAtgcaaaaacattgttttcacaCAGTTGCTGGACAGTACACAATTCTgactagaaaaaaaaacataaataaaaaaaagagggggCAGTGAGAGCAAATGATGGGAGTCTCTGTAATAAAGGATTATAGGCACTGACCAGTATCTCACTGTAAATAATTAATGCGGCCCAATGTAGCATCTGCAACACAGTCAAACCAATACAAAGTGGAAAGAAATTAATTTCTTTCCCTCGCAGTAAATGAAAGACTTAGTTtgggctgaaacaattagtgGATTGGCAGAAAAATTTATCAGCAATAATTCTGATAATCGATTTAATGGTTTAAGCCAAAAATGTCATGACATtggctggttccagcttctaaaCTGAGAATTTTATATCattacaaattaatatttatggTCAAACAATTGATGTTGGTCTGACACAGTTACAAATTCACAATTTTCTGTCGTCTTATAGAAaagaatcatttaaaaaaagtgtttttttatctttttccacTTAGACGCTAAAACTGTTAGCTGAGCTGAGGGGAACAAGAGTTTGGTGATAATTCTGGGTGAGTTCATTACATTACAGCCATATGAtccattaatataaaaatattttttagagCTACTTTAACTATATaagtcaaacaaaaaacatgaatcaCCAATTTATCAGCTTCAGAGTTTAAATTGTACCTGGTAATGTCTGAGCCAGGTGTCTGTGAGCCTGAGGTTGACCGTACCG
Encoded here:
- the chgb gene encoding secretogranin-1 is translated as MRLIIVVVAVAALLTENLALPVGKEEQREDVVTRCLVEVLSKALSKPDSQLDQECKDILQTGIKHTPLDKKSAEGVVTHGEVIKGHPEEPEAKGADLKDIEALLKSVEETRENPEDERSQESWSLGDEKEKRHENQDEEEREKRSNWRSGRFHQRKHKRGEEEDYERSQESWGVAEKRSEDEEGEDREKRSWRPGRYHQRKHKRDEEPLGEREEPEEDRSQEYWDVDKRHGNEDERNKRIWKPTHRYHHKRKLHKRSDEPSEDDEDDERSQESWGLDDERDKRDWRAGRYHQRRHKRDEELSEEARDEPDEERSQESWGLNDERDKRDWRAGRYHQRRHKRDEELSEEARDEPDEERSQESWGLNDERDKRDWRAGRYHQRRHKRDEELSEEARDEPDEERSQESWGLNDERDKRDWRAGRYHQRRHKRDEELSEEARDEPDEERSQESWGLNDERDKRDWRAGRYHQRRHKRDEELSEEARDEPDEERSQESWGLNDERDKRDWRAGRYHQRRHKRDEELSEEAREEPDEERSQEDWGFDNGHGNEDERNKRIWKPTHRYHHKIKLHKRGNEPSEDDEDDERSQESWGLDDERDKRDWRAGRYHQRRHKRDEELSEEEREVPDEERSQEDWGFDKRNGKEEGEIEKSVWKPSHRNHHEKKYHKRGGGSSEEEEEQRGDSEEYEGAAKDRDEALRYLAEKRNPWIFRGFYHPAWYKRDSDEHAATSNKMDELAKMLSYKINQLAKHSNHEEAKRSMHQRALTPQEEKELENLAAMDTELQKIAANLHDNSA